The segment TATCCGGGGTCGGCTCACCTTTAGGAGAATAATATCAATCTCAGAGTATTTCATCCCATTCACCAAGATAGGGATCAATctgtaaaagagagagaaattttCACCTCCTTGTCATCAACTTATTCCAGCCTTATGATCTGTTGATGTGTGAGCACTTACTGGACCAAATGGCCAGACAGAGCCTCTTTACAGATGGGCTGTTCAGCCAGAGTCAGCCAGAACTCACAGGCCTCCAGAGCCACGTTCTCATCTGGATCCTGGGTCCGTTGCAGCATGTACTGGTGGAAAACAACAAGAGGTAACGATGAGGAAGCAAAGCCACGCTTTTGTATGTTTAAAAAGGTAGCGTGTCAGATCAGGTCACACCCTCACCTGGATGATGCTGTGCATGTGAGGGATGAGACGGTCGATGCGGACTTCCAGCAGCATGACCAGAGCCCTACACACGTTCTTTCGCACTTCACTGTCCTCATCACCGGCCAGCGCAAACAGACTCTGGATGCAAAAGAGACgatgagagaaggagagaaagagaacgGGTtgcagagagagaatgggaggatGGACAGGGGAGGGAGACATGAAATAGGGTTAAAAGAGAGTTAACGGAGGCAACTTCTAAAAACATGCACTTTAACCGGTTACACTTTGCTACATTTTCATCTTGACATTGTCCAAATTATCCATCCAATTAACTATTTTGGATAATTGGGCTGTTTGTCTTTACTTCTCCTAACGTGCAAGAACTCagatggttttcttttttttactgccaGTTCGACATGATGCTCTGAAGCCAACGGGCCATTgtgattgatcaattaatcaccTGCTGAAGTGAATCAGATACTGCAGTaactaaataaagaaaaacaaacatacaaaaaattGTCTTACTCATCAAATATGTGTCCTTTATTGTGTTAATTAGCACCACTGCTCGCTTTCCCTGAAGCTTAATAAATCTAATATTATGCTTCATAAAAATGTTATAACGTCTTCTGAGGTTAGCGGCGGTGCTGTTTATTTCAGGTGAGGCATGGCGACTACATTATAAAACACTGCAGGGAATCCTGCTGAATTAATTTTCCATAGAAGCTGCTGTGAAAATCTGCCTTCTTAGGACAGAGTATCATTTCAGTGTGAATCAAAGCAGTTATGATGATCTTAcgtatgatgttttttttaaggtcTGCAAAAGTGATGCTTTAAATGCATTCACTCTGTTTTATTGTCAGACTATTGATTCCAGGGTCAAGAGTAAACTCCCACACGACACTACTTTTATAAAAATGGCTGGAAATTGGTCTTACACCCAAATTATCTGGCTAACCTCCTTCTGCACCAACAATGCAGCATGTTGCAGTCAATCTCTCTCATTTGAAACTGTACATAATCGCCTGCATTGCCTTGTGGTTTTGTTACATGTTCACATGATGACAAGATGGAAAACAGAGGTACATGTGATGTAGAGGAGAGGGGAGGTTGAAAACAACAGAAGCTCAACCGAGACAAAATCTTAACATGCTCACCTCAATGAAGGTGTCGATGTTATCCATCAGAGCCTGAGCTCGACCAATGATGAACTGGTTCACACACGCTATAGCATGGGACctgagaggaagacagacaagTGGGATCTATAAAAGCGGGTTTAACAGGGAGATTGTGATGGTGCCGGTAGAGACAGTCAAAAAGCGAAAGACTGGCGTTTCACTGACCTGATCTTGGGGCTGCAGTGTTTGAAAAACTGTAGGAACTTGGGGATCATGATGTTCAGAGGTCTGTTCAGAGCATCGCTATCCAACAACTCAGATGAGTCCTCGCAGATTTTCTGCAACGCTCCAAAAGAAccctgaaacacagagaaaaatcatGAAGGAATggtattaaaaagacaaaagaaacagaTCTAAATCTGTTTATATAAAAGCTTTTTGTCTAAGCAGGTATGTGAGCCTGACCTCGCAGGTGTTATAGTCCTCTGAGTTGAGTAAATTACAGAGCTGGGGCAATAGTTCAGGCCAGGTCTGCAGCTCCCCTTTAGATGCTATAGTCGTGATCAGGATACCTTAATGatagataataaaaacacacaaataaaaaaacatgctttaaaACTCAGGTATAAATAATGGCTCACCACTgcattaaatcatttaaaacatcTTGAAAGTACAGCGCTCGCTCCCCCACAGCCGCATTACCTGCAAAGACTCATCCACCTACACAGCAGTCTGACTCACTCTGGCTAGAAAATGCAGCTAACGCtagttttctctttctccaatTTCTCTCACTCAAACACCCACCGATAGTAGCTCTGATAAGCGGTGAAGGGTCTCCGATGTTATTGAGGCATTCTCGTTTGATGAAGTCAGCCACATTGGGAGGAAAGTTCTGGTAGTGAGCCTTAACATTGTTCTTCAGTATCAGACCACTCAGAGAGCGAGTGGGCTCGTCTTGAGAAGGAaggcagcagagagacagagcagaaagAACATTTTATAATAACAGGACTGAGGAGTTGTATTTAGTAATGCAGTATTTGCAAGTGTCAAGCAGggctattttgttttattatttatatcctTATTTTTGACATGCACATACGTACCCTCAGATTTAAGGCTTGTGAGGACAAAGATGAGATAGTTGTTGAAATCTGGAAACTGGTTAAGTTGCTCCAGTTTCTGTCGGCTGTGTTAAGGAGttcaaacatcaacacacacacacacacacacacacatagagcaaAAGCTCACAAACCCTCACGTACCTTGTGTTCTTGTTGACATTTGGTCAAACAGGAGTGTGAGCATTAACACACAATCAATCACACTGGCTTACCTGATACAAGCTGCGCCGTTTTTATTTCATCCACTCTTACTGACAAGCTCACATAGGTAAGctaaatcccccccccccccccccccctctctctctctctctcacacacacacacatacacgcacaggCAGATGGAAGGATACTTCTTGCAcagctctctgtgtggctgtgtcTGGGGACTGCGAGTCCTTGAGTAGCTGAAGCACTTGCTGCAGACCCTGTTCATCTGGCTGCCACTCCATCCTacaggaacacaaacacaacaacaacaacaacctgttTATGCAGCAGGTACGACACACTTACAGTCTGCAACCGGACAACACTCACCAACAACACCTGCGTGACCTCAGCACTCAGCACGTTACGTTACTAATCCAATCACGTATACAAGTAACGTAAGATACGGCTACAGATAAAGCCAACAACTAGCATGTGATAGCCGCCGTTTCTAATAGCAACAACTTGTCAGATGCTTTATATCAAATTGACTTCCTGAATCTTCATTTTAGACAAAATCCATTGCAAATGTTTGTCTACAATGTAACACAACACTAGCGTGCAAGCGCTGTCGTTTATGAACGTTGTCCGTTTTTTGGCTACATGACACTTACACGTACCAGAGactgtatatgtatttatatacagtctatgagaCGTACCAATATGCTGTCGTCCTTTAGTAGGTTACAGCGGCGTGAATACGTAGTAGCAGAAAGTATGAATCGCGACCAGAGCAGCCGTTTCTACATGAGGCCCAGACTGTCTGGCTGGCTCGTTCAGCTAGCTTAGCGTCGCTATGATACTTAACACATAACAGATTCAACCAGAAAACAGCCGAAGAATACTATGTTACGTTAACTACCAGGACGCCATGTTGCATTGTCAACGTTGTTTTTataaccaaaacaacaaatacgGTGAAAATGCAGCACATTAATATTCATAACAGAGCAGTCGCATATCAACCCCCTCGGCAGCTATCAGTAGCATAGCTAGCTAGCATCATCTTGAAAGTACCGCGAAAGGTTTTACCTGCTCACTCCGACGTGTCAGATCTATATTTCTATAGACAACAGTGCAGTTACGCTGTAGCAACTCACATTAAATTGAATATAACTGCGATCTGCGTAGCTAAACACACACTTCAGATCAGTAGATCTGTGTGACTGCTATGCTAGCTGGTGTGTGACAGAAATTGCATGCCTTTGCAATCAAGCCGGGTGATCACAATGGTCACGTTCGGCTTCCGTACTGACTGTCGGGCAAGGCAACAGCCAGACAGCctagatcagtggttctcaaagtgagGTCCGGGGACCCCCAGcggtccttgagggggttccaggggTCTCCAGCAACATtaggaataatttattttcactataattccatccataagtaatacagtgacagaatgtatgactattgtggtcatgggtttcatacactttctgcaATAAAccatctaaaagcaaaaatcttatcaaatggggtcTGCGTTCTAATATGTGTCGGTTTAGGCGTCCTTGACGtgaaaagtttgagaaccactgttctagatacagtatgtatgaatgttttaattaatatataCGCACATCCTTCTGATTTTATCAACAGATATGTTGCACGCATTATTTTGTGATTTGCTCATTTCTGACCGCCAGATGGTGTCAGCTTGccttaaaaaaacatctaactATTGTGTAATTTATCTGTATAAATTGATCTGTATggaaacaataacacaaacaccaGTGCAACCTAACAACAAATACTACCATTGTGAAGCTTGTTATGTTCAGTTGTTTACGATGTGTCTCCAAGTAACTGATAATTCATCTCTGATAGGAAGAgggtaaaaaaaatcccttgaAACAACTCAAACCCAACATTATGAGTATGTTGCAGAACTATTGCACAGGATTTCAGTGTACTGTTTATCTGTTCAAATTCTGTCTTCCTTTGTTAGGATCACACAAAGCAGCTCTAATTCAGAGAAGAGGCCTCCCTGTGTGTGGTCATATTCACCACTTCTTCCTTTCATTTCGAAATCCTTTTCAAAACTGCAGTTCTGAAACAAGGTTTTGGTAAAAGTGGAAGTGTTCTAAAAGCATGAATCATAATTTTAGCATTTCTTGGGTAAGAGGAAGAGACTTTCATAACAATTCCACAAGACTTTATTAAACTCATATATCAGTCTATGATTATCACAGTAAACAAGTTTTGACAACACACGAATTATGACTTAGATGGGATGTGGAGAGGGGAAAGGTGGATGTAAAGAAATGGATGAATCACATAGGAACAGTAGAGCTCTGCACTGATGAGAAGACAGGGTGTTTAAGAAACCAGGTTCAGCACAAGGAGCTGATTTCACTCTTGCTGCAGCCCCACTTGCAACAGGCATTGGACAGTCCCACCACTACATCCCGTCCTTTCCTATCTGCACTTCTTAGAGCCTCCAGGACCTCCTCTGAGATTGGCGAGCGAGCTGAGCGGCTGAATCCAGCAGCCACAGATGCTGCATCCAACGTTTGATCTTTCCATACTTGGGACTCTGCAGGATCCTGCTCGCTGGTAAGTTGAGGGACAGGATTTGTGTTCCATGGGTCAAAGGCCTCCTCTCCAATAACAGCTGATCAAAAGGAAAGGTAAATCCCtaagtatttacattttgacttACTTTAGGAAAACATGGcacatcataaaaaaagaaCTTGTAAAACTTACCTGAGCCTCCTACGCCTCTCCTCCAGCGAGAGCCACCACAGGTAAAGATGACAGCTCGTATGAACTCTCTTCCACACAGCTTCATCCCGTAGAAAGAGGGATGACCATCATTGGACTGCGCCCTGTCTACCAGTGCTACCAAGAGCCCCATGGTCAAGACTGCTGCCTTCCACATTGTGAGAGTAACTGTAAAAAACGCTGTAGGTGTCTCAAAGGCTGGAAATGGCTTGACACACCCCAGTAAGGTGTCTCTGTGAGTGTCTGTCAGTgtggtttgtgtttctttgtggaCAGCACTCACCTTATATAGACCTCAGCATCTCAGTGAAGGACCTCAATTCACCTCCACTCTTCGTCATGCTCAGAGATAAGACCAGAGACCTTTAGGGGCAACAATGCACatagaggaaaaaagaaaagttgtgattAAGTAGCAAGTGATGCCATAGGTGATGTCAACAGAGCTCTTTGCAATCTAATCACCTGTGACCTTTTGTTGGCCTTTCTGTCCCTTACATCTGTTGGgttgtgtctttgtgtcacCTGCACAATCTCCGTCTTGTTAATCACTCAGCCGGGCATTGGATGGAGATCACTATCCACTCACCACAAGGATAACTAGGTTGCTATACGTTGGTGTTCAGTTTAAgtgtcacacatacacacttcagAGAGATTTCAGAAGCCAACTGGTGATACTGCAGTGACACAAATCAGTTGTGAACTTGTGAATGTTGTTCAATATTAATTATGAGCCTATAGAGGTTGCAGAGATAAGCGGTAGTAGcaacattttgtatgaaatgaatAGAGTGACATTCCGTCATTTCACATCTATCTGCTTGACATTCTCTGCAATcgaaaaaaaaagtaacattggAAGTGGAAATTTGACGTTAGGCTCTGATGAAAATGACAGACAGGGACTGTCGACCAATTAGCGATCGTTTTTTACCCCTGACGCTGCGACCACCTACCAAGTCATCCAATCAGCATGCAGCGTAGGGCGGGGCGATGACGAGAGGGTAGCAACAGTTGCCCCGGTGAAGGCAAGGCGCCATAGTCACGGTAGTCCTGGCGACAAGAACCAAGCAACGGgagtcaacaacaacaaccttaATCTGAGGGGGCGAAAAAAAACTTACGACTAAAAAGGACATTGCTGGGATAAATTAGAGGTGaaaaagtacagtatgtcacaattataatttcattttcGCTAAATTATATACGCGTGTTTGTTCGTACAGTCGTCAGCGTTAAGTGAAGCTGGTCGAGCGTGTCGGTGATGAAAGTGGTTGCTAGCTTCTTTCCAAACGCAGACCGTTGTTATGGCGATGTCAGATCTTTGATAAGAGCACAAGATggcgggtgtgtgtgtttgttacagtGTCAAtcgtacttttttttttataacgcATTCGCTTGAGTGCCCGGGCTATTAACGTTACCAACACTTTCGATTACTGTGAATTTATAAGTATACGTGAGTGGTGTCGTGGTGATAGATTTGCCGACTTAACCAACACATGAGTAGCGAGCAACTAGCCAGCTCGCCTTAACGTCATAACTTAACGTGAGCTGGCTAGCTGTGGGAAGCTAACGTTACCACTCTCGCTTTCTCAACTCACTTTTCAAGCACAGGATACAGAAAAGCCTATGAAACTGCTCCCGCAACTTAAGCGTGTATGAGTTGTAAACGCTAAGATATGAGAACAGCGTGTTGCGTAACCTTTTTGTGACTTTGAAAAAGTTTTTGGATCTGACATTGAGTTCGGTCAGTCACTCCCGTGAACACGGTGTGCTTGGATGATCATCTGATTGTCTTGTTTGCCGTGTTGGTTTACACAGGAGTGGCTTATCTTCCAGTGGGATGGCCTTAAGTGCAGACTGGCAGTGGGTCCAATGATTAATATGCATTTATTAACAGTGGTAATGGTAATAAGGTGTTAATGGTGAGATCTGGGACTGTCCATGGTCgtatattttctcactttgaaTGAGTAATTTAGTTGtttaattcatttgaaatgcTGTGGTTACACCGaattgaccttgttttgtaAATTGAGTCCATGTCTGTATTCATGGTGGTGTGTTTTATACTTCATTCAAACAGGAAAGCCTCTAGACTACTGCTTAGTCTTAGACAAAAGCCCTACTTCCTCCTCTGGTTTATGTTCCATACACACCCACAGGCGGCACACACACTACCTCTATGTGGCTAAAACATAGAGGCGACATATTGTGCCAGcaaagtgtgtttctgtatatgTTTGTAGCACTTTCATCAATGAGTGCTGTCTCTTTTCATCCACAGAACTAGCGCCTCAAAGCTTAGGTTGCCATGGCAACTTCTGGATACTCAGAGGACCTTCAGCCTCAGCAGGCCAACACAGTAACCATAGCAACACCAGCTGCCACCACACCCTCGTCAGCAAAGGCGGCACACTTCCTGTCCGAGATCCCACCAACATCTGGAAACATTGCATCTGCTAACCAATCAGCCGCCGCCTCAAAAACAGGACAGGATGCACTTTGTTCCCAGGCGCCGCCCACCCAGGCCCAGAGCCAGAAGGCAGTGGTTCTGACCACTCCCACGCAGCACTACGTAACCCCTGAAATCCAGCACTCTTCGGTCCAGAAGAGCAATGGTCAGAGCAACTCGCCTCAGTACATCATAGTGACGGTTACAGGTGAGAAActgagtgacacacacacatacttacataATGCACACTTTGCACACCAGGTATTACACACTTTTTGGCTTATGTAAGCATTAGAAGGGCATGATATGACATGCAGTTTGAGCAAGCTTCAGTTTGTCTCACAAGGCAGTTTCTACAATGTAAGCAACAGGCTGGATCCTGGTTGGAGACTGGCAGCTTGTCCAGTACATAATGATGGATTCTAGTTTCTGAACAGTGCAGAGGAGAGTTGTTTACGAATATTTGTCTTTAAGTCTTCGAAATAGTGACAGAGGCTAGTCATAAGCTGCCAAGAATTGCTTACATTTTTTGACAAGTAGtataaaaaagttttaaaaaaggtttaaaaaaagtaaaagtggtATCATATAGTGAtgaaacagtcagtcagtgagtcgatcaacagaaattTAATCGTCAACAACTTTATGATCAAATAATTAttgaagtcatttat is part of the Thunnus albacares chromosome 3, fThuAlb1.1, whole genome shotgun sequence genome and harbors:
- the rln3b gene encoding relaxin-3b, which codes for MWKAAVLTMGLLVALVDRAQSNDGHPSFYGMKLCGREFIRAVIFTCGGSRWRRGVGGSAVIGEEAFDPWNTNPVPQLTSEQDPAESQVWKDQTLDAASVAAGFSRSARSPISEEVLEALRSADRKGRDVVVGLSNACCKWGCSKSEISSLC